GCTCCTCACGGTGGGCGGGGTCGACATTCTGCAGCCGGACGCACGTCGCATGGGGGGCGTAACTGAGTGGATGAAGGCTGCCCACCTGGCGCACGCCTTCAACACGCCCGTAGCTCCGCACGCCGGGCAGCTACTGCACATCCACCTTGGCTGCGCGGTGCCCAACTTCAAGGCCGTGGAGGCGCGGGAAAACGAGCTGGAGGCCGACATAGCCTGGTACAAGGATGTGCCGAAGCCCAGGAACGACCGCTGGGCGCCGTTCCCGGACCGGCCGGGACTTGGGCTGGAGCTCAACCCCTACGCCGTGGAAAAGTGGTCCGTGGCAGGCTAGCAACGCAGGCCAGACCCCATAATCAGGAGCCGATCGTGACGCAATCCAACCGCAATAACACCCCGCTCGTCAGCACCCAGTGGGTTGCCGAGCACCTGAACGACCCTAACGTCATAATCGTTGAGCTTAACACCGACCTGGCTGCCGGGTATAACCAGGCCCACATCCCCGGCGCCGCCGGCTGGGACGTCCACGTGGACATTGAGGACCAGCTGAGGCGGGACGTGCCGAATATCGCCCAGTTCGAGCAGCTCATGGGCCGCTCCGGCATCGATAATGCCACAACCGTGGTGCTCTACGGCGACGGCAGGAACAGATCTGCGACGTGGGCGTTCTGGGTGCTCAAGTACTACAGCCACTCAGACGTGCGCCTGATGAACGGCGGCCGAGACAAGTGGCTCGCGGACGGCCTGCCGACGACCACGGACCTGCCGGCCCGCCCAGCGCGCGTCTACAGGGCAGGCGCGCCTGACAGGAGCCTGAGGGCAATGCGGGACTACGTACTCCAGAACCTGGGCAACCCATCCTTCAAGCTCCTGGACACCCGCACAACGGAGGAGTTCAACGGGCAATCGCGTCCCGGACATTCGGAGTCCGATATCTATCGCAAGGGGCGCATTCCCGGCGCCTTGCACGTCCCATGGGACGAGGCAGTTGGCGAGGACGGCGGCTTCAAACCCCTGGAAGAGCTGCGCAGCCTCTACGCTGGATTTTTGCCGAAACAGGAGATCATCTCGTACTGCCGGCTCGGCATCCGCGCCTCATATAGCTGGTTCGTGCTGTCACAACTCCTCGGCTACCCGCGCGTGAGGGTCTACGACGGCTCCTGGACGGAGTGGGGCAACTCCTCCGGCGTCCCCATCGAGCGGTGAACGGGCGCCAGTGACATCAGGAACGCGACGAGGAGGCAGGGCGTGGTCAAAGCGGTTCTTCAGCTGGAGGGCGCGGCGGTCTGCCTGGCCGCCACCCTGGCCTACTTTCTCGCCGTAGACGGCGGCCCAATTCTCTTCGCCGCCCTTATCCTCGCCCCTGACCTGTCCATGGTCAGCTTTCTTAAGAGTAGCCGCCTGGGCACCGTTACCTACAACCTTGGCCACAACTACCTCCTCGCCGGCTCTGTCGCGGGGACCGGTCTATTGCTGGACAGCAGCGTCACAGTTTCCATTGGCCTGATT
This genomic window from SAR202 cluster bacterium contains:
- a CDS encoding DUF4260 family protein translates to MRNATRRQGVVKAVLQLEGAAVCLAATLAYFLAVDGGPILFAALILAPDLSMVSFLKSSRLGTVTYNLGHNYLLAGSVAGTGLLLDSSVTVSIGLILAAHIGMDRALSYGLKYPTGFKHTHMQRV
- a CDS encoding sulfurtransferase, whose amino-acid sequence is MTQSNRNNTPLVSTQWVAEHLNDPNVIIVELNTDLAAGYNQAHIPGAAGWDVHVDIEDQLRRDVPNIAQFEQLMGRSGIDNATTVVLYGDGRNRSATWAFWVLKYYSHSDVRLMNGGRDKWLADGLPTTTDLPARPARVYRAGAPDRSLRAMRDYVLQNLGNPSFKLLDTRTTEEFNGQSRPGHSESDIYRKGRIPGALHVPWDEAVGEDGGFKPLEELRSLYAGFLPKQEIISYCRLGIRASYSWFVLSQLLGYPRVRVYDGSWTEWGNSSGVPIER